From Cellulosimicrobium sp. ES-005, one genomic window encodes:
- a CDS encoding sugar ABC transporter permease, whose amino-acid sequence MRPRRSRLPYGLVAPAVLVLVVVLGYPMVRLLMLSFQRFDARSLFTGDAPFVGLDNYTAILADGTFWGVVARTAVVTVVCVGVMMVVGFALAQVLVRTSAWARLTLMVCLVLVWAMPMVSAALVWQWLFQPQYGVVNWLLTQLRIFGDLSAHDWFSHPAQALGLIILLIVWKGLPFVVLTLYAAMGQIPHEMYEASGLDGAGRSQTLRYITLPMLRPVLAILVVLEVIWSVNSFTPFWVLTQGGPSGQTTTLSVYAYVRAFTANDYGAGAAISIVTIALLSVFAVFYVRRLAKDGEVS is encoded by the coding sequence GTGCGTCCTCGGCGTTCACGACTGCCGTACGGCCTCGTCGCCCCGGCCGTCCTCGTCCTCGTGGTCGTCCTCGGCTACCCGATGGTGCGACTGCTCATGCTGTCGTTCCAGCGGTTCGACGCCCGCTCGCTGTTCACCGGTGACGCGCCCTTCGTCGGGCTCGACAACTACACGGCGATCCTGGCGGACGGCACGTTCTGGGGCGTCGTCGCCCGCACGGCCGTCGTCACGGTCGTCTGCGTCGGCGTCATGATGGTGGTCGGGTTCGCTCTCGCCCAGGTCCTCGTGCGCACGTCCGCCTGGGCACGGCTCACCCTCATGGTCTGCCTCGTCCTGGTCTGGGCGATGCCGATGGTCTCGGCGGCGCTCGTGTGGCAGTGGCTCTTCCAGCCGCAGTACGGGGTCGTGAACTGGCTGCTCACCCAGCTACGGATCTTCGGTGACCTCAGTGCGCACGACTGGTTCTCCCACCCCGCGCAGGCTTTGGGCCTCATCATCCTCCTCATCGTGTGGAAGGGCCTGCCCTTCGTCGTCCTGACGCTCTACGCCGCGATGGGTCAGATCCCGCACGAGATGTACGAGGCCTCGGGGCTCGACGGCGCGGGGCGGTCGCAGACCCTGCGCTACATCACGCTCCCGATGCTGCGGCCGGTGCTGGCGATCCTCGTCGTGCTGGAGGTCATCTGGTCCGTCAACTCGTTCACGCCGTTCTGGGTCCTCACCCAGGGCGGCCCGTCCGGACAGACGACGACCCTGTCGGTCTACGCCTACGTCCGAGCCTTCACGGCGAACGACTACGGGGCGGGCGCGGCGATCTCGATCGTCACGATCGCGCTGCTCTCCGTCTTCGCCGTCTTCTACGTGCGCCGGCTGGCGAAGGACGGTGAGGTCTCATGA
- a CDS encoding ROK family protein, giving the protein MHPATEPRATNRSAILSVLLSGQTLERSQIVEATGLSRATVFRVVDDLRSRGLVRDAATLPSSSPGRPSTPVVFDGSVQTVCGVDLGGTNCRFAVSDTLGRTLVRSKHPTPRQLDGPAMGTWMAERVHELVALTAEDHGALGAVAIGVPGAVSGDKTAVVGSHNLPQILGTTFIDTFRDGVGVPTTLDNDSNLALVGELQYGGLAENETAALLTLGTGLGSAVALRGRVLYGRTGVLGEFGRLQVPGTETRLRDLVSGAGLVAFAQERGHDITSAREVLDEPERFPDLVPLIRSALVHLVSLVGLSYEPRTVIVTGGFADGLEDETLDAVQAQVLDLVGVSTVLRRTELGDFAGLLGALAVALGDLYASLGVLEEHISRIDVDRARAVKALEDVPVHAP; this is encoded by the coding sequence ATGCACCCTGCCACTGAACCCCGTGCCACCAACCGCAGCGCGATCCTGTCCGTGCTGCTGTCGGGGCAGACCCTGGAGCGCAGCCAGATCGTGGAGGCGACCGGGCTCAGCCGTGCGACCGTCTTCCGGGTCGTCGACGACCTGCGGTCTCGCGGGCTCGTTCGCGACGCCGCGACGCTGCCGTCGTCGAGCCCGGGCCGGCCGTCGACGCCGGTCGTCTTCGACGGGAGCGTGCAGACCGTGTGCGGGGTCGACCTCGGTGGGACCAACTGCCGCTTCGCCGTATCGGACACGCTCGGACGGACACTGGTCCGTTCGAAGCACCCGACGCCCCGGCAGCTCGACGGACCGGCGATGGGCACCTGGATGGCCGAGCGTGTGCACGAGCTCGTCGCGCTCACGGCCGAGGACCACGGTGCCCTGGGGGCGGTGGCGATCGGCGTGCCGGGTGCCGTCTCCGGCGACAAGACCGCCGTGGTGGGGTCTCACAACCTCCCGCAGATCCTCGGGACCACGTTCATCGACACGTTCCGCGACGGGGTCGGTGTGCCGACGACGCTGGACAACGACTCCAACCTCGCCCTCGTGGGCGAGCTCCAGTACGGCGGGCTCGCCGAGAACGAGACGGCGGCGCTGCTGACGCTCGGCACGGGCCTCGGCTCGGCGGTCGCGCTGCGTGGTCGCGTGCTCTACGGACGCACGGGCGTGCTCGGCGAGTTCGGCCGCCTGCAGGTGCCCGGGACCGAGACCCGACTGCGTGACCTCGTCTCTGGCGCCGGCCTCGTGGCCTTCGCCCAGGAGCGCGGCCACGACATCACCTCGGCGCGCGAGGTGCTCGACGAGCCCGAGCGCTTCCCCGACCTCGTCCCCCTCATCCGGTCTGCGCTCGTCCACCTCGTCTCGCTCGTCGGCCTGTCCTACGAGCCGCGGACCGTCATCGTCACCGGCGGCTTCGCGGACGGGCTCGAGGACGAGACCCTCGACGCAGTCCAGGCGCAGGTCCTCGACCTGGTGGGCGTCAGCACGGTCCTGCGCCGGACCGAGCTCGGCGACTTCGCCGGGCTGCTCGGCGCGCTGGCGGTCGCGCTCGGCGACCTCTATGCCTCCCTCGGCGTGCTCGAAGAGCACATCAGCCGCATCGACGTGGACCGGGCTCGGGCCGTCAAGGCACTCGAAGACGTCCCGGTCCACGCCCCCTGA
- the thiD gene encoding bifunctional hydroxymethylpyrimidine kinase/phosphomethylpyrimidine kinase, whose product MSHNGPHTAPLAYVIAGSEATGGAGIQADLKTFQELGAYGVGTLTCIVSFDPRNDWGHRFVPVDPQVIADQFEAATVAHEPSVVKIGMLGTPATIDVVAESLRSRAWEHVVLDPVLICKGQEPGAALDTDTALRAQVLPLATVVTPNLFETRTLAGVESIETVEELVEAARTVQALGPRAVVAKGGVELPGPDAVDVLVDGDEVHVLRTPKIGEERVSGAGCTFAAAITAELAKGASVLDAVRVAKDVVTASIEDRVASNAPFDAVRVGARR is encoded by the coding sequence ATGTCGCACAACGGCCCCCACACGGCCCCGCTCGCCTACGTCATCGCCGGGTCGGAGGCGACCGGCGGAGCCGGCATCCAGGCCGACCTCAAGACGTTCCAGGAGCTGGGCGCGTACGGCGTCGGCACGCTGACGTGCATCGTCTCGTTCGACCCGAGGAACGACTGGGGCCACCGGTTCGTCCCGGTCGACCCCCAGGTGATCGCCGACCAGTTCGAGGCGGCGACGGTCGCGCACGAGCCGTCGGTCGTGAAGATCGGCATGCTCGGCACGCCCGCGACGATCGACGTCGTCGCCGAGTCGCTGCGCTCGCGCGCGTGGGAGCACGTCGTGCTCGACCCGGTGCTCATCTGCAAGGGCCAGGAGCCGGGCGCCGCCCTCGACACGGACACCGCGCTGCGCGCGCAGGTCCTCCCGCTCGCGACCGTCGTGACGCCCAACCTCTTCGAGACGCGCACGCTCGCGGGCGTCGAGTCGATCGAGACCGTCGAGGAGCTCGTCGAGGCGGCGCGCACGGTCCAGGCGCTCGGCCCGCGGGCCGTCGTCGCGAAGGGCGGCGTCGAGCTGCCCGGGCCCGACGCGGTCGACGTGCTGGTGGACGGCGACGAGGTGCACGTGCTGCGCACCCCGAAGATCGGCGAGGAGCGCGTGAGCGGGGCGGGCTGCACGTTCGCCGCCGCGATCACCGCCGAGCTCGCCAAGGGCGCGTCGGTGCTCGACGCCGTGCGCGTCGCCAAGGACGTCGTCACCGCCTCGATCGAGGACCGTGTGGCGTCGAACGCGCCGTTCGACGCCGTGCGCGTCGGCGCGCGGCGCTGA
- the nagA gene encoding N-acetylglucosamine-6-phosphate deacetylase, giving the protein MTARVRTYVDARLVLPGRIERGWLRTEGGLVTAVGPGAPGSGDQGELVPLDDNYLLPGLVDMHCHGGGGASMYSGDPDDVRRAARAHRDRGTTAMLGSVATVEPDAMLAAVRAVRDAVLDPDVPNLVGVHLEGPFLAASHRGAQTLAALRAPDTRIMDDLLDAASGVPVVMTIAPELDGATELIRDFAGRCLFAVGHTSATHAQVVAAVEAGARHVTHLFNAMPPLHHRDPGPVAAALSDSRLTFEIVGDGHHVLAPALDVAVRAGRDRTVLVTDAMAAAGLGDGRYTFADRTVDVVDGVARLAGTDRIAGSTAFLVDCVRNAVDASGADLVDAVRMASSTPARALSLRGRGALAAGARADLLVLDDSLQPVAVVVGGEDVECAADAARSEAVLGGRDRPGDVVASSADDPGSR; this is encoded by the coding sequence GTGACGGCACGCGTGCGGACGTACGTCGACGCCCGGCTCGTGCTGCCGGGGCGCATCGAGCGCGGATGGCTCCGGACGGAGGGCGGGCTCGTCACGGCGGTCGGGCCGGGCGCACCGGGATCCGGCGACCAGGGAGAGCTCGTCCCGCTCGACGACAACTATCTCCTTCCGGGACTGGTCGACATGCACTGCCACGGCGGCGGGGGCGCCTCGATGTACAGCGGGGACCCCGACGACGTCCGTCGCGCGGCCCGCGCACACCGTGACCGGGGGACGACGGCGATGCTCGGCTCCGTCGCGACCGTCGAGCCGGACGCGATGCTCGCGGCCGTGCGCGCCGTACGCGACGCCGTGCTCGACCCGGACGTGCCCAACCTCGTGGGGGTGCACCTGGAAGGGCCGTTCCTCGCCGCGAGCCATCGCGGGGCTCAGACGCTCGCGGCCCTGCGGGCTCCCGACACCCGCATCATGGACGACCTGCTCGACGCGGCGTCGGGCGTCCCGGTCGTCATGACGATCGCGCCCGAGCTCGACGGCGCGACGGAGCTGATCCGCGACTTCGCGGGCCGGTGCCTCTTCGCGGTCGGGCACACGTCGGCGACCCATGCGCAGGTCGTCGCCGCGGTCGAGGCAGGGGCGCGGCACGTGACGCACCTGTTCAACGCCATGCCTCCGCTCCACCACCGCGACCCGGGCCCGGTCGCCGCCGCGCTCAGCGACAGCCGGCTGACGTTCGAGATCGTGGGCGACGGCCACCACGTGCTGGCGCCTGCGCTGGACGTGGCCGTCCGGGCAGGTCGAGACCGCACCGTGCTCGTCACGGACGCGATGGCCGCCGCCGGGTTGGGCGACGGTCGGTACACGTTCGCCGACCGCACGGTCGACGTCGTCGACGGCGTGGCTCGCCTCGCGGGCACCGACCGTATCGCCGGGTCCACCGCCTTCCTGGTCGACTGCGTCCGCAACGCGGTCGACGCATCTGGTGCGGACCTGGTCGACGCGGTGCGCATGGCGTCCTCGACGCCCGCCCGGGCTCTGTCGCTACGAGGTCGTGGCGCGCTCGCGGCAGGCGCCCGGGCCGACCTGCTCGTCCTCGACGACTCGCTCCAGCCCGTCGCAGTCGTCGTCGGCGGCGAGGACGTCGAGTGCGCGGCCGACGCGGCACGGAGCGAAGCCGTGCTGGGAGGTCGTGATCGCCCCGGTGACGTGGTCGCGAGCAGCGCGGACGACCCCGGTTCGAGGTAG
- a CDS encoding amidohydrolase family protein, which yields MAIVDAGGRLVLPGFVDAHVHGEAAVLDEDVQLAMLRQGVTSVVVGQDGVSYAPSPAPGQARGPGEARGPGQARGPGAETASGLHDAAAWASGYFAAINGTHPTFRGGSVADLLATYDRTTRVNVGYLAPHGTIRYAVLGPAARPATPAETDRMRALLTTALDDGALGMSTGLEYVPATYADETELVALTSILAARGLPHVSHMRGYEDKAGPAFAELVRLARATGVATHVSHYHGPAAELLGYVEDAHAQGLDVTFDSYPYLRGCSILSMVSLPTWLPVADVDATVTALTDPAVLDRLHREHFPTLTDLWPRITMAAVPTGTAAGAPDARPAEDLTWTEGMTLPDVAAHLGLTPAQTAVHLLVATRLRASCVFAQPPTNSPDSVRALLRHRAHVGGSDAIYAPVAGGGRPHPRGWGAFARFLAEHVRTLRDWTWHDAVTHLSTRPAARFALPGRGTVVPGAVADLALVDPDQVRDEATYEDPRRPASGVDDVLVAGVPVLRDGRLTTALPGRPLRPDPPPVSPRLQAARRTRAMSDDFQVPSGAASLRPTTRRRASR from the coding sequence GTGGCGATCGTCGATGCGGGCGGGCGGTTGGTGCTGCCGGGGTTCGTGGACGCGCACGTGCACGGCGAGGCCGCGGTCCTGGACGAGGACGTGCAGCTCGCGATGCTGCGTCAGGGCGTGACGAGCGTCGTGGTCGGGCAGGACGGGGTGTCCTACGCGCCCTCGCCCGCCCCGGGCCAGGCCCGCGGCCCGGGCGAGGCACGCGGCCCGGGCCAGGCACGCGGCCCGGGCGCCGAGACGGCGTCGGGCCTGCACGACGCCGCGGCCTGGGCGAGCGGGTACTTCGCCGCGATCAACGGCACCCACCCCACCTTCCGCGGCGGGTCCGTCGCCGACCTCCTCGCGACCTACGACCGCACGACCCGGGTCAACGTCGGCTACCTCGCCCCGCACGGCACGATCCGCTACGCGGTCCTGGGCCCCGCGGCCCGCCCCGCGACGCCCGCCGAGACCGACCGCATGCGCGCCCTGCTCACCACCGCGCTCGACGACGGCGCCCTCGGGATGTCGACCGGCCTGGAGTACGTCCCGGCCACGTACGCCGACGAGACCGAGCTCGTCGCCCTCACCAGCATCCTCGCCGCCCGCGGCCTCCCCCACGTGTCGCACATGCGCGGCTACGAAGACAAAGCCGGGCCCGCGTTCGCCGAGCTCGTGCGCCTCGCGCGCGCGACGGGCGTCGCGACCCACGTCTCGCACTACCACGGCCCCGCCGCCGAGCTGCTCGGGTACGTCGAGGACGCCCACGCCCAGGGCCTGGACGTCACCTTCGACTCCTACCCCTACCTGCGCGGCTGCTCCATCCTGTCCATGGTGTCCCTACCCACCTGGCTGCCCGTCGCCGACGTCGACGCGACCGTGACCGCCCTGACCGACCCCGCCGTCCTGGACCGCCTGCACCGCGAGCACTTCCCCACCCTGACCGACCTGTGGCCCCGCATCACCATGGCCGCGGTCCCCACCGGCACCGCCGCCGGAGCCCCCGACGCCCGACCCGCCGAGGACCTGACCTGGACCGAGGGCATGACCCTGCCCGACGTCGCCGCCCACCTGGGCCTGACCCCCGCCCAGACCGCGGTGCACCTGCTCGTCGCGACCCGCCTGCGCGCCTCGTGCGTGTTCGCCCAACCCCCGACCAACTCACCCGACTCCGTGCGTGCCCTGCTACGCCACCGCGCGCACGTCGGCGGGTCCGACGCGATCTACGCGCCCGTCGCAGGCGGCGGCCGACCCCACCCGCGCGGGTGGGGCGCGTTCGCGCGCTTCCTCGCCGAGCACGTGCGTACGCTCAGGGACTGGACCTGGCACGACGCCGTCACGCACCTGTCCACCCGACCCGCCGCACGGTTCGCCCTCCCCGGGCGCGGCACGGTGGTGCCCGGCGCGGTCGCAGACCTCGCCCTCGTCGACCCCGACCAGGTCCGCGACGAAGCGACCTACGAGGACCCGCGCCGCCCGGCGTCCGGCGTGGACGACGTGCTCGTCGCGGGCGTGCCCGTCCTGCGCGACGGCAGGCTCACCACCGCCCTCCCGGGCCGGCCCCTGCGCCCCGACCCTCCCCCGGTGTCCCCCCGCCTCCAGGCCGCTCGCCGGACCCGCGCGATGTCCGACGACTTCCAGGTGCCGTCGGGCGCGGCCTCGCTCCGGCCGACGACGCGGAGACGGGCGAGCCGATGA
- a CDS encoding carbohydrate ABC transporter permease yields MSVPRSFRTRRRTSANVVAILVAVVVIFPVYWMFSTAFKPPGQIMSATPQFLPWPVSTENFGRALGAPEFLTYLRNSLTVSLATVVLAMVVAVGAALATVRFSFFGRKTLLVVLVLVQMVPGSAMVIPLYLMLREIGALDMVPGLVLTYLTFVLPFTVWNLRGFVAAVPVELEEAAMIDGCSRFHAYRRVVLPLLVPGIVATSIFAFINAWDDYLFAYVLMRSQENYTLPVWLVSFSTSVQVDYGATIAASAIFSLPVLVFFLFVQRRLVGGLTSGAVKG; encoded by the coding sequence ATGAGCGTGCCACGCAGCTTCCGCACCCGACGGCGCACGAGCGCCAACGTCGTGGCGATCCTCGTCGCCGTCGTCGTGATCTTCCCGGTCTACTGGATGTTCTCCACGGCGTTCAAGCCGCCGGGGCAGATCATGTCCGCCACGCCCCAGTTCCTCCCGTGGCCCGTCAGCACGGAGAACTTCGGTCGCGCCCTCGGCGCGCCCGAGTTCCTCACGTACCTGCGCAACTCCCTGACCGTGTCGCTCGCGACCGTGGTGCTGGCGATGGTCGTGGCTGTCGGCGCCGCCCTCGCGACGGTCCGGTTCTCCTTCTTCGGCCGCAAGACGCTGCTCGTCGTGCTCGTCCTCGTGCAGATGGTTCCCGGGTCGGCGATGGTCATCCCTCTCTACCTCATGCTCCGTGAGATCGGGGCGCTCGACATGGTGCCGGGGCTCGTCCTGACCTACCTCACGTTCGTCCTGCCGTTCACGGTCTGGAACCTGCGAGGGTTCGTGGCCGCGGTTCCGGTCGAGCTGGAGGAGGCGGCCATGATCGACGGCTGCAGCAGGTTCCACGCGTACCGGCGCGTCGTGCTTCCGCTGCTCGTGCCAGGCATCGTCGCGACGTCGATCTTCGCGTTCATCAACGCGTGGGACGACTACCTGTTCGCCTACGTCCTGATGCGGTCGCAGGAGAACTACACCCTGCCGGTCTGGCTCGTGTCCTTCAGCACCTCGGTCCAGGTGGACTACGGCGCGACCATCGCCGCGTCCGCGATCTTCTCCCTGCCCGTGCTCGTGTTCTTCCTGTTCGTCCAGCGCCGCCTCGTGGGCGGCCTCACCAGCGGGGCGGTCAAGGGATGA
- a CDS encoding glycoside hydrolase family 3 N-terminal domain-containing protein encodes MTSLERLAHSVLFPALGRPTVPRWIDGPVAEGLGGFVLFGKDIVSGPQLAGLTAALRERAPHLHLAIDEEGGDVTRLDHVGGVATPGNLALGRVDDVAATRDVAYQIGLSLRAVGVDWDLAPAVDTAVNPFSPNGVRCFGSDRAHVSKHAAAWIEGLQSAGVSACAKHFPGHGLSGTDAHLGTPSIDLPVAELVDHYLDPFRAAVAADVDSIMVSHPQVTALDDVPASISAPVITGLLREELGFDGVVITDALEMQGVASVAPLPEAAVRALRAGADALCLGAWSYGEDVRIAARSIVDAVHAGDLPLARLERAAERIARLGERRATRADAADPETGVRIARRAVEVHGSTRLRGDAVLVVRLEPVASPASGRGGAEIESVLADGGHTVESVRVAGDTYNGAGIVHAAISEFREEHGPRGDVVVLVRSPHRYAWQEPVLDRILATTPDVVVLDMGFVHRDFSEARGWVRTYGASRACVTAAAEVLVPA; translated from the coding sequence ATGACCAGCCTCGAAAGGCTCGCCCACTCCGTCCTCTTCCCCGCGCTGGGGCGCCCCACGGTCCCGCGGTGGATCGACGGACCGGTCGCCGAAGGGCTCGGCGGCTTCGTGCTCTTCGGCAAGGACATCGTGTCCGGGCCGCAGCTCGCCGGTCTCACCGCCGCTCTGCGCGAACGCGCCCCTCACCTCCATCTCGCGATCGACGAGGAGGGTGGTGACGTGACGCGGCTCGACCATGTCGGAGGCGTCGCCACGCCCGGCAACCTCGCCCTCGGCCGCGTCGACGACGTCGCTGCGACCCGGGACGTCGCTTACCAGATCGGGCTGTCGCTGCGCGCGGTCGGCGTGGACTGGGACCTCGCACCTGCCGTCGACACCGCGGTGAACCCCTTCAGCCCCAACGGCGTGCGGTGCTTCGGCAGCGACCGTGCCCACGTGTCCAAGCACGCGGCGGCGTGGATCGAAGGACTCCAGTCGGCGGGCGTCAGCGCGTGCGCCAAGCACTTCCCCGGGCACGGGCTCAGCGGGACGGACGCGCACCTGGGCACGCCGAGCATCGACCTCCCGGTGGCCGAGCTCGTCGATCACTACCTCGATCCGTTCAGGGCCGCCGTCGCAGCCGACGTGGACTCGATCATGGTCTCGCACCCGCAGGTCACGGCCCTCGACGACGTCCCGGCCTCGATCAGCGCTCCCGTCATCACCGGACTGCTGCGCGAGGAGCTCGGCTTCGACGGCGTCGTCATCACCGACGCGCTGGAGATGCAGGGTGTCGCGAGCGTCGCGCCGCTCCCTGAGGCGGCCGTCCGCGCGCTGCGCGCCGGCGCGGACGCCCTCTGCCTCGGCGCGTGGTCGTACGGCGAGGACGTGCGCATCGCCGCTCGCTCGATCGTCGACGCCGTGCATGCCGGCGACCTGCCGCTCGCCCGCCTCGAACGAGCCGCCGAGCGGATCGCCCGGCTGGGCGAGCGCCGTGCCACCAGGGCCGACGCCGCGGACCCGGAGACCGGCGTGCGGATCGCACGCCGTGCCGTCGAGGTCCACGGCAGCACGAGACTGCGCGGCGACGCGGTGCTCGTCGTGCGCCTGGAGCCGGTCGCCTCGCCCGCCTCGGGCCGAGGCGGGGCCGAGATCGAGTCCGTGCTCGCCGACGGCGGGCACACGGTCGAGAGCGTCCGGGTCGCGGGCGACACCTACAACGGCGCCGGGATCGTCCACGCGGCGATCTCGGAGTTCCGCGAGGAGCACGGCCCGCGCGGCGACGTGGTCGTGCTGGTCCGCAGCCCCCACCGGTACGCATGGCAGGAGCCCGTGCTCGACCGCATCCTCGCGACGACCCCGGACGTCGTGGTGCTCGACATGGGGTTCGTCCACCGCGACTTCTCCGAGGCTCGTGGCTGGGTCCGCACCTACGGGGCGTCGCGCGCATGCGTCACGGCCGCTGCCGAGGTGCTGGTGCCGGCGTGA
- a CDS encoding YoaK family protein: MQNRRPTARAPLTPVPQLLALTFSTGVIDAVGYLGLDRVFAGNMTGNVVILGMGLAGADLPVAGPSLALGAFVLGAALGGRVLRGSVTGWTPRTRALLLGVTTLLTLGAALALAGDLGTHETSAPSVLGMLVTAFLALAMGAQAAAARHVKVADVTTVVVTSTITGLAADSWLGHRVDQPWARRGAAVVLMILGALAGALLLQLHLVAGIAASAAITAIAALLGHTNRDGLAR; encoded by the coding sequence GTGCAGAACCGGCGCCCCACCGCCCGCGCTCCGCTCACCCCGGTCCCCCAGCTCCTGGCCCTCACGTTCTCGACCGGCGTCATCGACGCCGTCGGCTACCTCGGCCTCGACCGGGTGTTCGCCGGGAACATGACCGGCAACGTCGTCATCCTCGGTATGGGCCTGGCCGGCGCGGACCTGCCCGTCGCGGGGCCGTCGCTCGCGCTCGGCGCGTTCGTCCTCGGCGCCGCGCTCGGCGGACGGGTCCTCCGCGGTTCCGTCACCGGGTGGACCCCACGGACCCGCGCCCTCCTTCTCGGCGTCACGACCCTTCTCACCCTCGGCGCAGCGCTCGCCCTCGCGGGCGATCTCGGGACCCACGAGACCTCCGCTCCGTCGGTGCTGGGGATGCTCGTGACGGCGTTCCTCGCTCTCGCGATGGGCGCCCAGGCGGCCGCCGCCCGACACGTCAAGGTCGCCGACGTGACCACCGTCGTCGTCACGTCGACCATCACCGGCCTCGCCGCCGATTCATGGCTCGGCCACCGCGTCGACCAGCCATGGGCGCGCCGAGGCGCCGCCGTCGTCCTCATGATCCTCGGCGCGCTGGCGGGCGCGCTGCTCCTGCAGCTCCACCTGGTGGCGGGCATCGCGGCGAGCGCCGCGATCACCGCGATCGCCGCACTGCTCGGGCACACGAACCGAGACGGTCTCGCGCGGTGA
- a CDS encoding extracellular solute-binding protein — MKFSRTALAGGALTITLLLTAGCAGGAGGTDGGEESGTLTVWMMTGGPGDSPLVEEVNEAFATKHPDMDVKVEIQQWDNIATKITTALASGNGPDIVEMGNTQTALQTYSGALLDLTEDKDSFEDSGSWLAGLAEPSTLDDHLYATPLYGGTKVVMYNTEMFAAAGITQPPATLDELEQACVALAESYSDRANYSGFYMPGQYWFAGAPFVFGAGGELAEKDGDQWAGVLSSPESQRGLEAWRDFQNTCSTPSSTGVNTNSPDQDQLFADGQAAMLYVKAWEPAAVIEKNPDLEGKLGYFVMPGYTAGEPLPTIVAGSTIGISAATDKPEAAKDWLRIITGADFQGRMAQELNLLPISPSFMPTEGVTEALTVGAQAVEINHALPVTPGQATLDGERYNEQFFASIAAGKDIPASAKAYDAHVAEVFNATGSGS, encoded by the coding sequence ATGAAGTTCAGCAGGACGGCCCTCGCTGGCGGGGCACTGACCATCACTCTTCTGCTCACCGCAGGGTGCGCCGGCGGTGCGGGGGGCACCGACGGCGGCGAGGAGTCGGGCACGCTCACGGTCTGGATGATGACCGGTGGCCCGGGCGACTCGCCCCTCGTGGAGGAGGTGAACGAGGCGTTCGCGACGAAGCACCCCGACATGGACGTCAAGGTCGAGATCCAGCAGTGGGACAACATCGCCACCAAGATCACGACGGCCCTCGCCTCCGGCAACGGGCCGGACATCGTCGAGATGGGCAACACCCAGACGGCGCTGCAGACCTACTCCGGCGCTCTGCTCGACCTCACCGAGGACAAGGACTCGTTCGAGGACTCGGGCTCCTGGCTCGCGGGCCTCGCCGAGCCTTCGACCCTCGACGACCACCTCTACGCCACGCCTCTCTACGGCGGCACGAAGGTCGTCATGTACAACACCGAGATGTTCGCGGCGGCCGGGATCACACAGCCGCCCGCGACCCTCGACGAGCTCGAGCAGGCATGCGTCGCCCTGGCGGAGTCGTACTCCGACCGGGCCAACTACTCCGGGTTCTACATGCCGGGGCAGTACTGGTTCGCGGGCGCGCCGTTCGTGTTCGGTGCCGGGGGAGAGCTCGCCGAGAAGGACGGCGACCAGTGGGCCGGGGTGCTCAGCTCGCCCGAGTCGCAGCGAGGCCTGGAGGCCTGGCGGGACTTCCAGAACACGTGCTCCACGCCGTCGTCGACCGGCGTGAACACCAACAGCCCGGACCAGGACCAGCTCTTCGCGGACGGACAGGCGGCGATGCTGTACGTCAAGGCGTGGGAACCGGCGGCCGTCATCGAGAAGAACCCTGACCTCGAGGGCAAGCTCGGCTACTTCGTCATGCCGGGCTACACCGCGGGGGAGCCGCTGCCGACGATCGTGGCCGGCTCGACCATCGGCATCTCGGCAGCGACCGACAAGCCCGAGGCGGCCAAGGACTGGCTGCGCATCATCACCGGCGCGGACTTCCAGGGCCGGATGGCGCAGGAGCTCAACCTGCTGCCGATCTCCCCGTCGTTCATGCCGACCGAGGGCGTCACGGAGGCGCTCACCGTCGGTGCCCAGGCCGTGGAGATCAACCACGCGCTCCCGGTGACCCCGGGTCAGGCGACGTTGGACGGCGAGCGCTACAACGAGCAGTTCTTCGCCTCGATCGCTGCGGGGAAGGACATCCCCGCGTCGGCGAAGGCGTACGACGCGCACGTCGCGGAGGTGTTCAACGCGACGGGGTCCGGCTCCTGA